One window from the genome of Rhodopseudomonas sp. P2A-2r encodes:
- a CDS encoding shikimate dehydrogenase, whose translation MTTSTQNLPASGRRFLTGLLGAPIAQSASPAMHEAAADALGARCHYQLIEVAGAGRDELKLLLDGVRRLGFSGINVTFPYKEAVLDLLDALSPGARAIGAVNTVVVRDGRLTGHNTDTTGFARAVKALVEGSGRGPVAVIGTGGVGKAIAFALADLGVSEIRIFDTDRAKVEQLAAQLGGRLTVRVAASVADALTGAVGVVNGTPVGMTPSKGTPVPDNLLHAGLWVADAVYSPLWTPLLMAARDVGAKVMTGRDLAIYQAADAFELFTGLAPSTTEMGIAFDAVMAKRYPANAA comes from the coding sequence ATGACCACGTCCACGCAAAACCTGCCCGCTTCCGGCCGCCGTTTTCTCACCGGCCTGCTCGGCGCGCCGATCGCGCAGTCGGCGTCGCCGGCGATGCACGAAGCGGCTGCAGACGCGCTGGGTGCGCGCTGCCACTACCAGTTGATAGAGGTCGCCGGCGCCGGCCGCGACGAATTGAAGCTGCTGCTCGATGGCGTTCGCCGGCTCGGCTTCTCCGGCATCAACGTCACGTTCCCCTACAAGGAAGCGGTGCTGGATCTGCTCGACGCGCTGTCGCCCGGCGCCCGAGCGATTGGCGCGGTCAATACGGTGGTCGTGCGCGACGGTCGCCTGACCGGGCATAACACCGACACCACCGGCTTTGCCCGCGCGGTGAAGGCGCTGGTCGAAGGCTCCGGCCGCGGTCCGGTGGCGGTGATCGGCACCGGCGGCGTCGGCAAGGCCATTGCCTTTGCGCTGGCCGACCTCGGTGTCAGCGAGATCCGGATCTTCGATACCGACCGCGCCAAGGTCGAGCAACTCGCAGCGCAGTTGGGTGGCAGGCTGACGGTCCGCGTTGCCGCCAGCGTCGCAGACGCGCTGACGGGGGCGGTGGGCGTGGTCAACGGTACGCCTGTGGGCATGACGCCGAGCAAGGGCACGCCGGTTCCGGACAATCTGCTGCATGCCGGGTTGTGGGTCGCTGATGCGGTCTATTCGCCGCTGTGGACGCCGCTGCTGATGGCTGCCAGGGACGTCGGCGCCAAGGTCATGACCGGACGGGATCTCGCGATCTATCAGGCGGCCGATGCGTTCGAACTGTTCACCGGTCTGGCACCTTCTACCACCGAAATGGGAATTGCATTCGACGCCGTAATGGCCAAGAGGTACCCCGCCAACGCAGCCTGA
- a CDS encoding ABC transporter substrate-binding protein — MKTRILAGALLATMLTGAAFAQSGPIKLADVAEFSGGGATVGTNWKNGIDLAIEEVNSKGGVLGRKLEVTHADSQSNPGVARAQVQKALDTEPYVLLGPGYSGSVKVTAPLAAEAGITQIMGGEAAELTQAGNKFLFRTSFGQQSTMPKVAKYINDELKAKSVAIVWVNNDFGKGGRDSIVKEFAKYNIKVAADLSTEAGQADFAADVSKIKSAAPDVVFVYVNEEESARVLKEIKRQGITAPLMGETTLVGQKVIELAGDAANGARAHVGLTTDAPVELVKAFREKFVKKYNYVPDHNGMKGWLAIYMIKAATEKMGKVDPKGLADALHGLTITAAKEPGILMDVTFDANGDIDRQGFLAEVVDGKQVIKAVLPKLNN; from the coding sequence ATGAAAACACGTATTCTGGCGGGCGCACTGCTCGCGACCATGCTGACCGGCGCGGCCTTCGCGCAGTCCGGGCCGATCAAGCTGGCGGACGTCGCCGAGTTTTCCGGCGGCGGCGCCACCGTCGGCACCAACTGGAAGAACGGCATCGATCTGGCGATCGAGGAAGTCAATTCCAAGGGCGGCGTGCTCGGCCGCAAGCTCGAAGTCACTCACGCGGACTCGCAGTCCAATCCCGGCGTCGCGCGCGCGCAGGTCCAGAAGGCGCTCGACACCGAGCCCTACGTGCTGCTCGGGCCCGGCTATTCCGGTTCGGTCAAGGTCACCGCGCCGCTGGCCGCCGAAGCCGGCATCACGCAGATCATGGGCGGCGAAGCCGCCGAACTCACCCAGGCCGGCAACAAGTTCCTGTTCCGGACCTCGTTTGGCCAGCAGTCCACGATGCCCAAGGTCGCCAAGTACATCAACGACGAGCTGAAGGCCAAGTCGGTCGCCATCGTCTGGGTCAACAACGACTTCGGCAAGGGCGGTCGTGATTCCATCGTCAAGGAATTCGCCAAGTACAACATCAAGGTCGCCGCCGATCTCTCCACCGAAGCCGGCCAGGCCGACTTCGCCGCCGACGTCAGCAAGATCAAGTCGGCAGCCCCCGACGTGGTCTTCGTCTACGTCAACGAAGAAGAGAGCGCACGCGTCCTCAAGGAAATCAAGCGTCAGGGCATCACCGCGCCGTTGATGGGCGAGACCACCCTGGTCGGGCAGAAGGTGATCGAGCTTGCCGGCGATGCCGCCAATGGCGCCCGTGCCCATGTCGGTCTCACCACCGACGCGCCGGTCGAACTGGTCAAGGCGTTCCGCGAAAAGTTCGTCAAGAAGTACAACTACGTGCCGGACCACAACGGCATGAAGGGCTGGCTGGCGATCTACATGATCAAGGCTGCCACCGAGAAAATGGGCAAGGTCGATCCCAAGGGGCTTGCCGACGCCCTGCACGGCCTGACCATCACCGCGGCCAAGGAGCCGGGCATCCTGATGGATGTCACCTTCGACGCCAATGGAGATATCGACCGTCAGGGGTTTCTGGCGGAAGTGGTTGACGGCAAGCAGGTCATCAAGGCCGTGCTGCCGAAGCTGAATAACTGA
- a CDS encoding branched-chain amino acid ABC transporter permease, whose translation MSNLLDLLVAGLATGAIYAIAAVGFTLLWQTSQTINFAQGEFVMLPAFLMLAVMHAGAPFWLAILVGILLSMLLLGLGFKLLLVDPMLRHGVLPLAIATMALAIGIKEAVKQFWSAEASPFPSIVPLGDVSVFGRPVALQSIGVLALAIVAVIALTALLNRTSIGHQMQVAAQNPTVARIVGVPVERMIMYTFLINAFLVALASLLITPIYLAKFSSGEVLGQAAFIAAIVGGFNQVRGAIAGGLLIGVVDNLAAAYVSTQYRAAVPLVLLIVIILFRPQGILGRPEERTV comes from the coding sequence ATGTCCAACCTTCTCGATCTTCTCGTCGCTGGCCTCGCCACCGGGGCGATCTATGCGATCGCCGCGGTGGGCTTCACGCTGCTGTGGCAGACCTCGCAGACCATCAATTTCGCGCAGGGCGAATTCGTCATGCTGCCGGCCTTCCTGATGCTGGCGGTGATGCATGCCGGCGCACCGTTCTGGCTGGCGATCCTGGTCGGCATCCTGCTGTCGATGCTGCTGCTCGGCCTCGGCTTCAAGCTGCTGCTGGTCGATCCGATGCTGCGCCATGGCGTGCTGCCGCTGGCGATCGCCACCATGGCGCTGGCGATCGGCATCAAGGAAGCGGTCAAGCAGTTCTGGAGCGCCGAGGCGTCGCCGTTTCCGTCGATTGTCCCGTTGGGTGACGTCTCGGTGTTCGGTCGCCCGGTGGCGCTGCAGAGCATCGGCGTGCTGGCGCTGGCCATCGTGGCGGTGATCGCGCTGACCGCGCTGCTGAACCGCACCTCGATCGGCCACCAGATGCAGGTTGCCGCGCAAAATCCCACGGTGGCGCGCATCGTCGGCGTCCCCGTGGAGCGCATGATCATGTACACCTTCCTGATCAATGCCTTCCTGGTGGCGCTGGCGTCGCTGCTGATCACCCCGATCTATCTCGCAAAGTTTTCCAGCGGCGAAGTGCTCGGCCAGGCGGCGTTCATCGCGGCCATCGTCGGCGGCTTCAACCAGGTGCGCGGCGCTATCGCCGGCGGGCTGCTGATCGGTGTCGTCGACAACCTCGCCGCGGCCTACGTCTCGACCCAGTATCGTGCGGCGGTGCCATTGGTGCTGCTGATCGTGATCATCCTGTTCCGCCCGCAGGGCATTCTTGGCCGGCCCGAGGAGCGCACCGTATGA
- a CDS encoding branched-chain amino acid ABC transporter permease, whose amino-acid sequence MTLNSKYWQIGLGLVVIAALIIVPMNFQRYGLFILSQWAVMTIAAMGLNLTLGYAGQVSLAQGAFVGIGAYAAAIMTSNGLPLIAALGVAIVLCFAVGWILGYPALRVQHHYLAFVTLAFSTLAFLVFRNEDWLTKGIYGISNIPRPEVFGFPTRRPLPFYYLCLGSLGIVSLMVWWLIRSPWGRAFVALRENPVRALSLGIDTRRYTLMAFAIGSALGGVAGTLYAPLTQYVDPVPFSLSLSLDLLMMVIVGGSGFFFGPFLGAMIAVLLPEWLRFTQGYYLMIYAVAVIGLLIYSPTGILGILDRAISERRTKIASAMRAVAKSKLETAP is encoded by the coding sequence ATGACCCTCAACAGCAAATATTGGCAGATCGGGCTCGGTCTCGTGGTCATCGCTGCGCTGATCATCGTGCCGATGAATTTCCAGCGCTACGGCCTGTTCATCCTGAGCCAGTGGGCAGTGATGACCATCGCCGCCATGGGCCTCAACCTGACGCTGGGCTATGCCGGCCAGGTGTCGCTGGCGCAGGGCGCGTTCGTCGGCATCGGCGCTTACGCCGCGGCCATCATGACGTCGAACGGCTTGCCGCTGATCGCCGCACTCGGCGTGGCCATCGTACTGTGCTTCGCGGTCGGCTGGATCCTCGGCTATCCCGCGCTGCGCGTGCAGCATCATTATCTGGCCTTCGTCACGCTGGCCTTTTCGACGCTGGCCTTCCTCGTGTTTCGCAACGAGGACTGGCTCACCAAGGGCATCTATGGCATCAGCAACATCCCGCGGCCGGAAGTGTTCGGCTTCCCGACGCGGCGGCCGCTGCCATTTTACTATCTCTGTCTCGGCTCGCTCGGAATCGTCTCGCTGATGGTGTGGTGGCTGATCCGCTCGCCATGGGGCCGCGCCTTCGTGGCGCTGCGCGAAAACCCGGTGCGGGCGCTGTCGCTGGGCATCGACACCCGTCGCTACACGCTGATGGCCTTTGCCATCGGCTCGGCGCTCGGCGGCGTTGCCGGCACGCTGTACGCGCCGCTGACGCAGTATGTCGATCCGGTGCCGTTCAGCCTGTCGCTGTCGCTGGATCTCTTGATGATGGTGATCGTCGGCGGCTCCGGGTTCTTCTTCGGGCCGTTCCTCGGCGCGATGATCGCAGTGCTGCTGCCGGAGTGGCTGCGCTTCACCCAGGGCTACTACCTGATGATCTACGCCGTCGCGGTGATCGGTCTGCTGATCTATTCGCCCACCGGCATCCTCGGCATTCTCGACCGCGCCATATCCGAGCGCCGCACCAAGATCGCTTCGGCCATGCGCGCTGTCGCCAAATCGAAACTGGAAACGGCACCATGA
- a CDS encoding ABC transporter ATP-binding protein gives MTAVLEVSDISKSFGGIAAVNGVSFDVHEGEILGLIGPNGCGKSTLFNCILGQLTPSGGEVKVDGKVVTGMRPSELNGLGVSRTFQLLQVFPKLSVRENLILAGQEHQGSMLSRLFGPSDAGLTDAANQMIGFFKLDHLADEPAGGLSYGQQKLLDAAMAFMGGPRLVLLDEPAGGVNLTMLADLKDRLTAINREKGATFVVIEHNMDFVMSLCTRVIVMAEGKVLAMGKPSEVRANPAVIEAYLGH, from the coding sequence ATGACCGCGGTCCTCGAAGTCAGCGACATCAGCAAGAGCTTTGGCGGCATCGCGGCGGTCAACGGCGTGTCCTTCGACGTCCATGAAGGCGAGATCCTCGGCCTGATCGGCCCCAACGGCTGCGGCAAGTCGACCTTGTTCAACTGTATCCTCGGCCAGCTCACGCCGTCAGGCGGCGAGGTCAAGGTCGACGGCAAGGTCGTCACCGGCATGCGGCCGTCGGAGCTGAACGGCCTCGGCGTCAGCCGTACCTTCCAGTTGCTGCAGGTGTTTCCCAAACTGTCGGTGCGCGAAAACCTGATCCTCGCCGGTCAGGAGCATCAGGGCAGCATGCTGTCGCGGCTGTTCGGCCCCTCCGATGCCGGCTTGACCGACGCCGCCAATCAGATGATCGGCTTCTTCAAACTCGACCACCTCGCGGATGAGCCGGCCGGTGGCCTGTCCTACGGCCAGCAGAAGCTGCTCGACGCCGCCATGGCCTTCATGGGCGGACCGCGGCTGGTGCTGCTCGACGAACCCGCTGGCGGCGTCAACCTGACCATGCTGGCCGACCTCAAGGACCGGTTGACGGCGATCAACCGCGAAAAGGGCGCGACCTTCGTGGTGATCGAGCACAACATGGATTTCGTGATGTCGCTGTGCACCCGCGTGATCGTGATGGCCGAAGGCAAGGTGTTGGCCATGGGCAAGCCCAGCGAAGTCCGCGCCAATCCCGCCGTGATCGAAGCCTATCTCGGACATTGA
- a CDS encoding ABC transporter ATP-binding protein translates to MSDAILDVQNLVGGYGKMTILNGTTFSVPAGSITTVIGPNGAGKSTVFKAIFGLLKLREGKVIFRGRDVTGLSQRELLTAGICYVPQGRNIFPELSVRHNIELGAVAAGRDITDLPARIEAALDKFPVLRKKATQQASTLSGGEQKQLEIARGLLLNPQLVLIDEPSIGLSPLMVLQTFNILKELRDKGVSILMIEQNARSALEISDFGIVLELGQTRIFDKAEKVLNDPRIGALFLGGAMADSAA, encoded by the coding sequence ATGAGCGATGCGATCCTGGACGTTCAGAATCTGGTCGGCGGCTACGGCAAGATGACCATCCTTAACGGCACCACCTTCTCGGTGCCGGCGGGGTCGATCACCACGGTGATCGGTCCGAACGGTGCCGGCAAGTCCACCGTGTTCAAGGCAATCTTCGGGCTCTTGAAGCTGCGCGAGGGCAAGGTGATCTTTCGGGGGCGCGACGTCACTGGCCTCAGCCAGCGCGAATTGCTCACCGCCGGCATCTGCTACGTGCCGCAGGGCCGCAACATCTTTCCGGAACTGTCGGTGCGCCACAACATCGAACTCGGCGCGGTGGCGGCCGGGCGCGACATCACCGACCTGCCGGCGCGTATCGAGGCCGCGCTCGACAAGTTTCCGGTGCTGCGCAAGAAGGCCACGCAGCAGGCCTCGACCCTGTCCGGGGGCGAGCAGAAGCAGCTCGAAATCGCCCGCGGCCTGCTGCTCAATCCGCAGCTGGTGCTGATCGACGAGCCGTCCATTGGTCTCTCGCCGCTGATGGTGCTGCAGACTTTCAACATCCTCAAGGAGCTGCGCGACAAGGGCGTCTCGATCTTGATGATCGAGCAGAACGCCCGCTCGGCGCTGGAGATTTCCGACTTCGGCATTGTGCTGGAGCTCGGCCAGACCCGGATCTTCGACAAGGCCGAAAAGGTGCTCAACGATCCCCGCATCGGCGCGCTGTTCCTTGGCGGCGCCATGGCGGACAGCGCGGCGTGA
- a CDS encoding Gfo/Idh/MocA family protein, which produces MSSRKRIGVMGAGLIGRKHLDLIAASSECEVAGIADPSDAAKAFAQQRGLSWYFDHRELLDQEKPDGAIIASPNALHLAMVLDCVERGVPTLVEKPVTDTVIAAQELAAAVRRSGVPVLVGHHRRHNPGIKAVRDAVAGGRLGQLTAVVGLWLLQKPDDYFDVSWRREQGGGPILINLVHDIDNLRFICGEIVEVQALTSNKVRGFAVEDTAALLLRFANGAIGTVTLSDATPSPWSWELSSGENAAYPRQDQPCYIFAGTKGSLSVPTMDLWSYPGDKGWWAPLARADLASERADPLVEQLRHFCAVIDRREAPLISVDDAMATLAVVEAVQLAARTGARVSPGSILEQTA; this is translated from the coding sequence GTGAGCAGCCGAAAGCGGATCGGCGTGATGGGCGCCGGCCTGATCGGCCGCAAGCACCTCGATTTGATCGCAGCGTCGTCGGAATGTGAAGTGGCGGGGATCGCCGACCCGTCGGACGCCGCGAAAGCATTTGCCCAGCAGCGCGGCCTGTCGTGGTATTTCGACCACCGCGAACTGCTGGATCAGGAAAAGCCCGACGGCGCGATCATCGCCTCGCCGAACGCGCTGCATCTGGCAATGGTGTTGGACTGCGTCGAACGGGGCGTCCCGACGCTGGTAGAAAAGCCGGTGACCGATACCGTCATCGCGGCGCAGGAGCTGGCAGCGGCGGTCCGGCGCTCCGGTGTGCCGGTGCTGGTCGGTCATCATCGCCGGCACAATCCCGGTATCAAGGCGGTGCGCGATGCGGTCGCCGGCGGGAGGCTTGGCCAACTGACGGCGGTGGTCGGACTCTGGCTGCTGCAGAAACCCGATGATTATTTCGACGTCTCCTGGCGCCGCGAGCAGGGCGGCGGCCCGATCCTGATCAACCTCGTCCACGACATCGACAATCTGCGCTTCATCTGCGGCGAGATCGTCGAGGTGCAGGCGCTGACCTCGAACAAGGTGCGCGGCTTCGCGGTGGAGGACACTGCGGCGCTGCTGCTGCGCTTTGCCAATGGCGCGATCGGCACCGTGACATTGTCGGACGCCACGCCATCGCCGTGGAGCTGGGAGCTGTCGTCCGGCGAGAACGCCGCCTATCCGCGGCAGGACCAGCCCTGTTACATCTTCGCCGGCACCAAAGGTTCACTGTCGGTGCCGACCATGGACCTGTGGTCCTATCCGGGCGACAAGGGGTGGTGGGCGCCGCTGGCGCGGGCGGATCTTGCGTCGGAGCGGGCCGATCCGCTGGTCGAGCAGCTCAGGCATTTTTGTGCGGTGATCGATCGCCGCGAGGCGCCGCTGATTTCCGTGGACGACGCCATGGCAACTTTGGCCGTGGTCGAAGCGGTGCAACTGGCGGCGCGAACCGGCGCGCGGGTTTCGCCGGGCAGCATTCTGGAGCAGACCGCATGA
- a CDS encoding bifunctional sugar phosphate isomerase/epimerase/4-hydroxyphenylpyruvate dioxygenase family protein, protein MTKLSIATVSLSGALDEKLRAIAAAGYHEVEIFEADLLSYSGSPREIGQMCRDLGLTICAFQPFRDFEGMPEPQRSRNFYRAERKFELMKELQTDLMLICSNVSPLGLGGIDRAAADFRELGDLAARHGMRVGFEALAWGRHVRDYRDAWEIVRRADHKSIGVILDSFHALAPAFPVTAIASIPADKIFLVQLADAPKLGLDVLPWSRHFRCFPGQGDLPVTGFMEAVMATGYSGPWSLEIFNDQFRAGSAARTATDGLRSLILLKDQLAEPTAKLAPPARSLGVGFIEFAVNEVSAAGLATLFGQLGFRKTGAHRSKAVERWSQGAIELVINHEQGGFAHSHYVTHGPGVCAIALDVDDASKTMARAEALKAKTFYQPVGPGELEIPAIHGVGGSLLYFLDGTGNNWDTDFAALASDPGADRLTAVDHISQSMPYEEMPSWLLFYVGILDLQRLPQMEIADLVGLVQSQALINASQTLRVVLNGSSATRTLSNRFISEFFGSGVQHIAFSCEDIFAAVAEMRARGASFLKIPENYYADIEAKYGLDTATMTLLRDNQILYEREGDGEFFQIYTHAFDERFFFEIVERRNYAGFGATNAAIRLAAQTREARPVSMPRL, encoded by the coding sequence ATGACCAAACTATCCATCGCTACCGTCTCTCTCAGCGGTGCACTCGACGAAAAGCTGCGCGCCATCGCTGCCGCCGGATACCACGAAGTCGAGATTTTCGAAGCCGATCTGCTGTCGTACAGCGGCAGCCCGCGCGAGATCGGCCAGATGTGCCGCGATCTCGGCCTGACCATCTGCGCCTTCCAGCCGTTTCGCGATTTCGAGGGTATGCCGGAGCCGCAGCGCAGCCGCAACTTCTACCGTGCCGAACGCAAGTTCGAACTGATGAAGGAGCTGCAGACCGACCTGATGCTGATCTGCAGCAACGTGTCGCCGCTGGGGCTCGGCGGCATCGATCGCGCTGCGGCCGATTTCCGCGAACTCGGCGACCTCGCGGCCAGACACGGCATGCGGGTCGGCTTCGAGGCGTTGGCATGGGGCCGGCACGTCCGCGACTATCGCGACGCCTGGGAAATCGTGCGCCGCGCCGACCACAAATCCATCGGCGTCATCCTCGACAGCTTTCATGCGCTGGCGCCGGCCTTTCCGGTGACCGCGATCGCGTCGATCCCCGCCGACAAGATTTTCCTGGTGCAACTCGCCGACGCGCCGAAGCTCGGGCTCGATGTCCTGCCGTGGAGCCGGCATTTCCGCTGTTTCCCCGGGCAGGGCGACCTGCCGGTCACAGGCTTCATGGAAGCGGTGATGGCCACCGGCTATAGCGGCCCGTGGTCGCTGGAAATTTTCAACGACCAGTTCCGTGCCGGCTCCGCCGCGCGCACCGCCACCGATGGCCTGCGCTCGTTGATCCTGCTGAAAGACCAGCTGGCCGAACCGACCGCCAAGCTGGCGCCGCCGGCGCGCAGCCTTGGCGTTGGCTTCATCGAATTTGCTGTCAACGAAGTGAGCGCGGCGGGTCTCGCGACCCTGTTCGGTCAACTCGGCTTCCGCAAGACCGGCGCCCATCGCAGCAAGGCAGTGGAGCGCTGGTCGCAAGGCGCCATCGAACTCGTCATCAACCACGAGCAGGGCGGCTTTGCGCATTCGCACTACGTCACCCACGGCCCAGGGGTCTGCGCCATCGCCCTCGACGTCGACGATGCATCGAAAACCATGGCGCGCGCCGAGGCGCTGAAGGCGAAGACCTTCTATCAGCCCGTCGGCCCCGGCGAACTGGAAATTCCGGCGATCCACGGCGTCGGCGGCAGCCTGCTGTATTTCCTCGATGGGACCGGCAACAACTGGGACACCGATTTCGCGGCGCTCGCCAGCGATCCCGGCGCCGATCGCCTGACGGCCGTCGACCATATCTCGCAGTCGATGCCTTACGAGGAAATGCCGTCGTGGCTGTTGTTCTACGTCGGCATTCTCGATCTGCAGCGGCTGCCGCAGATGGAAATCGCCGATCTCGTCGGCCTGGTGCAGAGCCAGGCCTTGATCAACGCTAGCCAGACGCTGCGTGTGGTGCTGAACGGATCGTCGGCGACGCGCACGCTGTCGAACCGCTTCATCTCCGAGTTCTTCGGCTCGGGCGTTCAGCATATTGCCTTCTCATGCGAGGATATCTTTGCGGCGGTCGCGGAGATGCGGGCGCGCGGCGCCAGCTTTCTGAAGATTCCGGAGAACTACTATGCCGATATCGAGGCCAAATACGGTCTCGACACGGCCACCATGACTCTGCTCCGCGACAACCAGATCCTCTATGAACGCGAAGGCGACGGCGAGTTCTTCCAGATCTACACCCACGCCTTCGACGAGCGCTTCTTTTTCGAGATCGTCGAACGGCGCAACTATGCGGGATTTGGCGCGACCAATGCCGCCATCAGGCTGGCGGCGCAGACCCGCGAGGCGCGCCCGGTCAGCATGCCCCGCCTCTGA
- a CDS encoding vWA domain-containing protein, whose protein sequence is MLHTVIASRILPPLRRFCRSQDGNIAVIFAIVMVPTIGFIGAAVDYSRANAARSAMHAALDSAALMVAKDDAAGDMTRAQLNTKANAYFTALYTNTDVPSVTLTATYSNSATTGSSVVLSGSGTINTSFMKVVGFPTLTLSSSSTASWGMTKLRVAMALDNTGSMKDDGKMSALQTATTNLINQLSASAQTNGDVYISLVPFANVVNLGTGYKNSGYIDWSNWSTVGSIEEGWTCGSSYNSWYRTMRCGSSSNNINSWNGCVIDRTQNYDVQITAPTTAATYYPADQSSYCPTVITPLSYNWTALKASVATMTPSGGTNQPIGLVWAWQTLQQTAPFNAPAEDSNYTYKKAIILLSDGLNTMDRWYGDGSTPSSQVDARQQLLCDNIKAANVTIYTIQVNTGGDPTSAVLQYCASGSGNFFQLTTASQVISTFNTIGTALTNLRISK, encoded by the coding sequence ATGCTGCATACCGTCATCGCGTCCCGTATCCTGCCACCGTTACGGCGCTTCTGCCGGTCGCAGGATGGCAACATCGCCGTAATCTTTGCGATCGTGATGGTGCCCACGATCGGCTTCATCGGCGCTGCGGTCGACTACAGCCGCGCCAATGCCGCGCGTTCGGCGATGCATGCGGCCCTGGACTCCGCCGCATTGATGGTCGCCAAGGACGATGCGGCGGGCGACATGACCAGGGCCCAGCTGAACACCAAGGCCAACGCCTACTTCACCGCACTATATACAAATACCGATGTACCGAGCGTCACCCTGACGGCGACCTATTCGAACAGTGCCACCACAGGATCATCTGTGGTGCTGTCCGGCTCCGGGACTATCAACACGTCCTTCATGAAGGTGGTCGGGTTTCCTACCCTGACCCTGTCCTCATCGTCCACGGCGAGTTGGGGCATGACCAAGCTCCGTGTCGCCATGGCGCTCGACAACACCGGATCCATGAAAGACGACGGCAAGATGTCTGCGCTGCAAACCGCCACCACCAACCTCATCAACCAGCTCAGTGCCTCCGCTCAGACCAATGGCGACGTCTACATCTCCCTGGTCCCGTTCGCCAACGTGGTCAATCTCGGCACCGGATACAAGAACAGCGGCTATATCGACTGGAGCAACTGGTCGACCGTGGGCAGCATCGAGGAGGGCTGGACCTGCGGCTCGAGCTACAATTCGTGGTACCGGACCATGCGATGCGGCTCGTCCAGCAACAACATCAATAGCTGGAACGGCTGCGTGATCGATCGGACGCAGAACTACGACGTTCAGATCACGGCACCGACTACCGCCGCCACCTATTATCCGGCCGACCAGTCGTCCTATTGCCCGACCGTGATCACTCCCCTGAGCTATAATTGGACGGCACTGAAGGCGTCGGTAGCGACCATGACGCCGAGCGGCGGCACCAACCAGCCGATCGGCCTGGTGTGGGCATGGCAGACGCTGCAGCAAACCGCGCCTTTCAACGCGCCGGCCGAAGACAGCAATTACACCTACAAGAAGGCGATCATTCTGCTGTCGGACGGCCTCAACACCATGGATCGCTGGTACGGCGACGGCAGCACGCCCTCGTCGCAGGTCGACGCGCGCCAGCAGCTGCTATGCGATAACATCAAGGCCGCCAACGTCACCATCTATACAATCCAGGTCAATACCGGCGGCGACCCGACCTCCGCGGTGCTCCAATATTGCGCCAGCGGCAGCGGCAACTTCTTTCAGCTCACCACGGCAAGCCAGGTCATCTCGACCTTCAACACCATCGGAACGGCGCTGACCAACCTGCGTATCTCCAAATAG
- a CDS encoding sarcosine oxidase subunit gamma — protein MADLTSISAFVDLPLPIVGRGLTVHERAGLGIATLMARKGKIDALAASIKEQYDIDLPSGPHWRGSDALALLGTGPGRWLAIHSAPPARFVANLAQQLEGVASVVDQSGACGVLRLSGPALIETLAKGVAIDLDAKAFPAGSVAVTQIAHVGVTLCKIDESPAIDVIVARSLSASFWHWLSSSAGASSFGST, from the coding sequence GTGGCTGACCTCACCTCCATCTCCGCCTTCGTCGATTTGCCGCTGCCTATCGTCGGCCGCGGCCTCACCGTCCACGAACGAGCAGGCCTCGGCATCGCGACGCTGATGGCGCGCAAGGGCAAGATCGATGCGCTCGCGGCATCCATTAAGGAACAGTACGACATCGATCTGCCCAGCGGCCCGCACTGGCGCGGCAGCGACGCCCTCGCTTTGCTCGGTACCGGACCCGGACGATGGCTGGCAATTCACAGCGCGCCGCCGGCGCGTTTCGTCGCCAACCTCGCGCAACAACTCGAGGGCGTTGCCTCGGTGGTCGATCAGTCCGGCGCCTGCGGTGTATTACGGCTGAGCGGCCCCGCGCTGATCGAGACGCTGGCGAAGGGCGTGGCGATTGATCTCGATGCCAAGGCCTTTCCGGCCGGCAGCGTCGCCGTCACGCAGATCGCCCATGTCGGCGTCACGCTGTGCAAGATCGACGAGTCACCTGCGATAGACGTCATCGTCGCGCGCAGCCTCAGCGCGAGCTTCTGGCACTGGTTGTCGAGCTCGGCCGGAGCTTCTTCTTTCGGGTCGACATGA
- a CDS encoding sarcosine oxidase subunit delta — protein MRIPCPFCGSRDINEFAYHGDATLTRPTTHDADAMYDYVYQRDNPAGLHKEHWYHQAGCHAWLVVTRNITTHEIVDAALAHGATP, from the coding sequence ATGCGCATCCCCTGCCCCTTCTGCGGCTCCCGCGACATCAACGAATTCGCCTATCACGGCGACGCCACGCTGACGCGTCCGACGACCCACGATGCCGATGCGATGTATGACTACGTCTATCAGCGCGACAATCCGGCCGGCTTGCATAAAGAGCACTGGTATCACCAGGCAGGCTGCCACGCTTGGCTGGTGGTGACGCGCAACATCACCACGCACGAGATCGTCGACGCGGCGCTGGCCCACGGAGCAACACCATGA